In Mercenaria mercenaria strain notata chromosome 14, MADL_Memer_1, whole genome shotgun sequence, the following are encoded in one genomic region:
- the LOC123526163 gene encoding heat shock 70 kDa protein 12A-like, whose product MASSNTLVVAIDFGTTYSGYAYSFKSDTTNVKTVNKWSSKLDSQKTPTSVLLTPERKLHSFGYDAEEHYADLLEDDEAENWALFRRIKMVLYGKKELSEQTEIWDVTDTVNMPAMEIFSMAIKFLKDHAIETVKNPRNTGKEGKNLTESDIYFILTVPAIWDDSARLFMRKAAVRAGIPEAKLGLALESEAASIWCQNIPLVVSKGQNNDLSTIGAKYMVVDIGGGTADITVHEKQSDGKLRELCWASGGDWGGTKVDEEFLRMLEGLMGKAAVERFKRECMADLFDLLRQFEMVKRTTDPKLDGKLKIRLPESLRDISRNANRSAFMNSLLKSIKALQNEGLSVEKDKLRIDANKAREMFAYSVDGMCTKMRNKLSNPKAAGLRHILVVGGFSDSPVVREALKKNFSDVSLIFPPEPSLAVLKGAVLYGHKPQIIASRIAKFTYGLKHTDDFDESKHKKKYRTNINGKPMCKNLFQILVKKGETVINGQRVAIENHSPLDEHNFMTYEMYLCTKPHPMYVDEPECKKHGTVRTRLIPGDREVKAVLIIKDTDMFIELKHVKSEKSKIERFDFM is encoded by the exons ATGGCGTCGTCCAATACACTTGTTGTAGCTATAGACTTTGGAACGACTTACAGCGGTTATGCATACTCGTTTAAATCAGACACGACAAATGTTAAAACGGTCAACAAATGGTCAAGTAAACTAGACTCCCAAAAAACACCTACAAGTGTTCTTTTGACACCAGAGCGAAAACTCCACTCATTTGGATACGACGCGGAGGAACACTATGCAGATTTGTTAGAAGATGACGAGGCAGAAAACTGGGCACTATTTAGAAGGATCAAGATGGTGTTGTATGGGAAAAAG GAGTTGTCAGAGCAAACTGAAATATGGGACGTCACAGATACTGTCAACATGCCGGCAATGGAAATTTTCTCGATGGCTATCAAATTCTTGAAAGACCACGCAATTGAGACGGTGAAAAATCCAAGAAACACCGGAAAGGAAGGAAAGAATCTCACAGAATCAGACATTTACTTTATTCTCACCGTTCCTGCAATATGGGATGATAGCGCACGACTTTTTATGAGGAAAGCCGCTGTGCGT GCAGGTATTCCCGAAGCCAAGCTGGGACTAGCTTTGGAATCTGAGGCGGCATCTATCTGGTGTCAGAATATTCCTCTTGTAGTCAGCAAAGGACAGAATAACGACCTGTCAACTATTGGAGCCAAATATATGGTCGTAGACATAGGAG GTGGGACTGCCGACATCACTGTCCATGAAAAACAGTCAGATGGAAAGCTTCGTGAATTGTGCTGGGCAAGTGGGGGAGACTGGGGAGGCACCAAGGTCGATGAAGAATTCCTTCGTATGTTGGAAGGCCTCATGGGGAAAGCAGCTGTAGAACGTTTCAAGAGAGAATGTATGGCAGATTTGTTCGACCTTTTACGTCAGTTTGAAATGGTTAAGAGAACGACAGATCCAAAGTTAGACGGAAAACTGAAAATACGCCTGCCGGAATCGTTACGTGATATTTCCCGAAATGCAAATAGGTCTGCCTTTATGAATTCCTTACTGAAAAGTATCAAAGCTTTGCAAAACGAAGGCCTGTCTGTTGAAAAAGATAAACTAAGAATTGATGCAAACAAAGCAAGGGAAATGTTTGCCTACTCCGTTGATGGTATGTGCACGAAAATGCGCAACAAATTGAGCAACCCAAAAGCAGCGGGATTGAGACACATACTCGTCGTAGGCGGGTTTTCAGATTCACCTGTTGTACGCGAGGCACTGAAAAAGAATTTCAGCGACGTTTCTCTAATCTTTCCACCTGAGCCAAGTCTTGCTGTACTGAAAGGCGCAGTTTTATACGGTCATAAACCGCAAATCATTGCCAGCAGAATAGCGAAATTTACATATGGCTTGAAGCACACTGACGACTTTGACGAAAGTAAACACAAAAAGAAGTACCGGACGAACATCAACGGAAAACCTATGTGCAAAAACCTTTTCCAAATCCTTGTGAAAAAGGGTGAAACAGTGATAAACGGACAGAGAGTAGCCATAGAGAACCATTCACCCCTGGATGAACATAACTTTATGACATATGAGATGTACCTTTGCACCAAACCACACCCGATGTACGTTGACGAACCAGAATGTAAAAAGCATGGGACAGTGAGGACCCGACTGATTCCCGGTGACAGGGAGGTTAAGGCCGTGCTTATAATCAAAGATACCGATATGTTTATCGAGCTGAAACACGTCAAATCGGAAAAGTCCAAAATAGAACGCTTTGACTTCATGTAA